In Halobacteria archaeon AArc-dxtr1, the sequence GTGGATCGTGGTGTCGACGGGGAGGAGATGATCATCCGGTAGATCGTTCTTCCACCGGACGTAGATCGGCTCGCCGCGCTCGGCCTCGATAGTGGGGCCGGGATACTGCCCGTCGAACCCCCAGACTGTCGTTTCGGGGAGATCGCGGTGGATCTCCTGTTCGACCTCGCGCATCTCGATTTCGTAGTAGGGGTGGTCGTCTTTCGTCCCGGTCGGCTCGACGGTGCCGGGGCGTGGCAGTTCGTCGACCCACTTCTCGAGATCCGGAGACGAGTGTTCGGTCTGGGTCAGTTGGGGAATTTCGGACGCGCGCTGAACCGAAGTGGTCTCTCCCGAAATAGCGCCGGTCGACGACGCCGACGTCGCGGCCGCACCGCTCGATCCGAGCAGTCCAGCAGCCCCAATTCCCCCGATCCCCTTCAGGATGGATCGCCGCCTTGCAGGGAGTTCGGTACCGACACTAGTCCCACCGTCCCGCTGCGCCCGGTGGACGGGTGACGAGCGCTGATCGTCTGTCATAACTACGCCATCGAACATCAGTTCGAAACAAGTACTTTCGCTCGAAATTCAGTGCATAAGTTTCGCGAGAGTTAGTCACAGAAAATAGTCACCGCGCGTGATCGGTCCCGAGCGCGGTTGACGATCGCAAGAGGTGGAGAGGGCGTTCGACAGCGGCGATGGGCTTTTTCGGGACGCGGGCGTATCTACTGGCGCCGAGGTGAGAACGAATGTACGAACGATCGAGCAGTCGTTCCGAGCGCGATCCGTTCGACGCCCTGATCGACACTCTCACCGCGGCGAGCCGGTACGATCTCCTGCTCGCGATCGTTCCGGCAGCGTTCGCGGTTTCGCTGGTCGCAACTGCCGTCTTGGGTGTGTCGGTACAGCAGGCACTGGTGGTCGCATCCACCGTCGGCGTGTTCGCGATCGTCGACGCCTGCTACCGCAACCCGCCAGTCGAGCAGGGCTCGAACTGAGCAGCGTCGGCCAGCAACCGCCGCCCGTTTTTGTTCGAGATCGAGCACCGCCCGTGTCGCTCGTTTCCTGCCCGGAACCCTTTTACAGCGCAGCGATGTAGTCTGGCATAGCAATGGGACTGGGCTCGGACATGTACCGACAGCAGATCCTCGACCACTACAAGAACCCCCGGAACTACGGGGAACTCGAGGATCCAACCTTCACCCACGTCGGCGAGAATCCGATGTGCGGGGACGAGATTCGCATGGACGTCGTACTCGGGGACGACGACGAGACCATAGAACATGTGGCGTTTTCCGGAGACGGCTGTGCGATCAGCCAGGCCAGCGCGAGCATGCTCTCCGGGGAGCTCCAGGGGAAAAGCATCGACGAGCTACTCGAGATGGACCGAGACGACGTCGTCGACATGCTCGGCGTGGACATCTCGCCGATGCGGATCAAGTGTGCGGTGCTCGCAGAGAAGGTCGCCCAGGACGGCGCGGAGATCTACCGGGGCGAACTCGAAAAGGAGAAAACCTCGACCGAAGAGTAACAAGAGATCTCGTTTTGCGGTGGTTTGTCCCCATCTCGCCGGCCACACCCTTACCCGCCGGTACGACGGAGGTGACGTATGGTCGACACCGCCCTCGGGTTCGTCCTCGGCGCGATCATCGGTGCGATCGCCACCGCGGCAGGCTCGTACCTGCTTTACTGGAAACGGGAGCGAGACGCGACCCGCCGGCTTCGGCAGGCCTTCCGGAAGGAACTGCGCGCGTACGAGCACGTCGACGAGGTGATCGACGAGGGCGACTACGAAGGGGTCACGACGCGCATTGAGGCGCCCGTGATCTACGAGTCTGCGGCCGGTGATCTGGGGTTGCTCACCGAGGACGAAATCGGCCGACTGGTCGCGTTCTACAGCGCGCTGTCCTGGCTCGACGGGCTGGAAGATCCCGAGGACAAGAAGGCGCGCATCAAGACCGTCCCTGAAAAGCGACGAGCCGCACTCGAGGCGCTGGCCGAGACAAGTAGTGCGTAGCGACCTCGGATCGCCGTCGCTCGCGATCGAATCGAGACACCGAGATGGAATCGACGTCAGTTGGATAGACCGCTCGTCTGCGGTTGTGCGGGGGTCGGAACGCAGTGACGGCTGTGCTCTAGTGGTTCGGCGTGCTCGACGAACGGCCTGATCTCGTCGAAGCGCTCGGCCGTGGTGGCGACGCCGTTCCCGTCGTTGTACTCGATCACGCCGTAATCGACGAGTTGCGGGAGGTGGTTGTGTGCGAACGAGATCGACACCTGCTGGCACTCCCTCTCGGATACTGCCTCGATCGGAACGCCCCGTTCGCGGGCGGCGAGTTCGCAGGAAAGATTGTCGACGTCCACCTGATCGGTGTAAAGAAGTCTGTAGAGGAGAGACCGACGCCGCGAATCCGACAGCAGTTCGTGAACGCGATCCACCATCTCCGGTTCCATCGCTTCGGACGTCATTGACGAACGGGAAAACGAGGGAGAGTAATAGAACCGTACTGCCAAATTATTTTAATTCGCTATCCGGTGAGCACTGACCCCGGCCCCAAGGGGAACTGCCGGATCAGTCCTTACTCCGGCTTCAGTCCACCATCCTGGACGCGCATAATGGCCTCGCCGTCGGCTAAGTTCGGAGCGTCGACGAGTTTGACGATCCGCTTGTCACCCTTGGATTTGCGGAGGTACATTCGAAACGTGGACTTGTGTCCCAAAATGTTTCCGCCGATCGGCTGGGTCGGATCGCCGAAGAACGAGTCGGGGTTCGAGGCGACCTGGTTGGTGACGATGACCGCGGCGTTGTAGAGGTTGCCGACCTTGTCGATGTCGTGGAGATGCTTGTTGAGTTTCTGCTGGCGGTCGGCGAGGTTTCCACGGCCGACGTACTCCGCACGGAAGTGTGCGGTCAGGGAGTCGACACAGACCAGTCGCACGGGGTAGTCGGAATCTTCGTGCTCGCTCGCGAGTTCCTTTGCCTTCTCGGCGAGGAGCATCTGGTGGTTCGAGTTGAACGCCTTCGCGACGTGAATCTTCTCGAGAACGTCTTCGACGAGTTCGTCGACTGCCTCCTCGTCGCCGGCCGATCCCTCGATCTCGCGGTCGTCGAGGGCAGCGTCGATCGCCTCGTCTGGGAGTCCGCGAACCATGTCGTCGATTCGCTCGGGACGGAACGTGTCCTCGGAGTCGACGAAGATACAGGAGCCGTGAAGACCGCCGACCTCCCGTGGAAGTTGGACGTTGACCGCCATCTGGTGAGTGACCTGCGATTTGCCGGCCCCGAACTCGCCGTACACTTCGGTGATCGACTGGGTCTCGATGCCGCCACCCAGCAGGTCGTCGACCTCGTCGATGTGCCAGGAGAGTTTGCCGATCTCGTTGCGTCGTTCGAGCACCGTCGATCCAGTCTCGAAGCCCCCGATGTCGGCGGCGTCCCGGGCGGCCCGGACGATGTCTCCCGCGGTCGACTCGCCGACGTCAGCCGTGTTCGACAGCTCTGAGGGAGAGGCAACGGCCAGACTCTGGAACGAGTCGTAGCCTGCATCGAGGAGTTTGTCCGCGGTCGCCGGTCCGACGCCAGGAAGGGTTTCGAGGTCTACGTCTGCCATGGATGGTCGTTGCGCCGACGCCACTATAAACCCTCGTTAACAGGAGAGTGAAAGTGGAAGTGGGAGACGGCGGTGCGACCGGTGAGAAACGATCCGCAAGACTATGAGAGAAGGTCTTCGGTCAGTTCCACCCAGGCTCGTCCTCGGCCCAGCCGAGAC encodes:
- a CDS encoding SUF system NifU family Fe-S cluster assembly protein, encoding MGLGSDMYRQQILDHYKNPRNYGELEDPTFTHVGENPMCGDEIRMDVVLGDDDETIEHVAFSGDGCAISQASASMLSGELQGKSIDELLEMDRDDVVDMLGVDISPMRIKCAVLAEKVAQDGAEIYRGELEKEKTSTEE
- the radA gene encoding DNA repair and recombination protein RadA, which gives rise to MADVDLETLPGVGPATADKLLDAGYDSFQSLAVASPSELSNTADVGESTAGDIVRAARDAADIGGFETGSTVLERRNEIGKLSWHIDEVDDLLGGGIETQSITEVYGEFGAGKSQVTHQMAVNVQLPREVGGLHGSCIFVDSEDTFRPERIDDMVRGLPDEAIDAALDDREIEGSAGDEEAVDELVEDVLEKIHVAKAFNSNHQMLLAEKAKELASEHEDSDYPVRLVCVDSLTAHFRAEYVGRGNLADRQQKLNKHLHDIDKVGNLYNAAVIVTNQVASNPDSFFGDPTQPIGGNILGHKSTFRMYLRKSKGDKRIVKLVDAPNLADGEAIMRVQDGGLKPE